TACTATCCATTAATCATTCGTGCAATTTTAAATCCATTTGTACCACTATCAAAAGCAGGAGATGTCAAATTTTATTCTCCAAAAGAAATAAAGCTAAATTTTGAAGAATGTGGCTTTGAAATTTTCAAATTCAAAATAGATGGGCATATTCAAATTAATGCGTTTAGGAGGATATGAAGATATTTGATTAATACAAACCTAAAAGTATTGAAATTTCAATGTAAATTGAGAAGCAGAATTTAAATTCCAGCTTCTTTTTTGTTTTTTGAATCAAATTTGAATCAAAAAATTTTGCTATTTCATATTTTGAATAATTTTATTGAAGATTTTTTACTATATTTCAAAAACTTAAGATTTTCTGAAATAAGGCATAACTTTAACTTTCCTTATTTCAAATTAAGAATCATAAATCTTCTTCTCATTTCGTAGTGCATCAAAGAATAATTCAAGTCTCCTTATTTCAGATTCTTATAAAGGGAATTCATTTAATATATAGAAGCTGTACTCCTATTTTTATATAAAAAATCAATATAAAGGTTAAACAGGCAACAACTAAACTATTTGATAGAAATATAAAAACAACAGGAAACCATATAAATAATGCTCTCAAAGGGGAACTGGATAGTTCAGTTGTCGCAAAATTTGCTACAACTGATACTGATGAAAAATCTACGAATTAATGGTTTTTCATTCATTAGACATGAGGATGCAACAGTTAATAATGAAGTTCTTGTATATAGTTCAAGGATATACAATAAATAAAAAACGCTTAAAGGAATTAAATAGAGTTATTTCAAAAAAATAGTTGGTCGAGAGGGTCTTATTATGTGGAATTTGCATAAAAAATGTATTTTACGATGTTAGATTTTTTTCAACATAGGAACGAGGAAGTCAGACTTTTCAAATCCAAGTCTAGAATAAAATTTTTGATGTTTTTTTTCATTTGTTGTAGATAAATTTATCTTTTCTGCACCCTGCTTCTTTACTAAAGATTCTAGCTCTTGTAATAATTTCGTTCCTAATCCTTTATTTTGATATTCTTTGAATACTAGTATCTCTTCTAAATAGTAAATAAGAAGGTCGTCATATTGTTTGAAACACCCAATTGCAAATCCAAGTAATTCAGACTTGTCATACAGTCCAACACCGTAAAAAGATGGAGTTAAAAAATTTTGCTCAAGTCTTATTTTAGCTAGAGTATATGTCCATCTTCCTCCTTCATCATTGTAGTAAATTATATACTTATTTATTAATGTATCTAAATCTTGTAATTTTAATTCTTTAATTTCATATTCCATAAAAATCTCCTTATTTAAAAACTTTACTTCGGACTTTCCTACCCATTG
This is a stretch of genomic DNA from Acetoanaerobium sticklandii. It encodes these proteins:
- a CDS encoding GNAT family N-acetyltransferase, whose product is MEYEIKELKLQDLDTLINKYIIYYNDEGGRWTYTLAKIRLEQNFLTPSFYGVGLYDKSELLGFAIGCFKQYDDLLIYYLEEILVFKEYQNKGLGTKLLQELESLVKKQGAEKINLSTTNEKKHQKFYSRLGFEKSDFLVPMLKKI